In the genome of Myxococcus stipitatus, one region contains:
- a CDS encoding acyl-CoA desaturase, which translates to MSKYGVQKAEPMWVIRIRLILLHLGALAVFFVPFQWELVALAAISYFPRILGVEAGYHRYFSHRSFKTSRVFQFLIAVLGSSSGQRGVLWWAAHHRAHHRHTDTEEDVHSPVHGFWKSHMGWLLEEKNADTHLDHVADFACFPELRLINKYYYVPALLLLVGLGVAGAMGWLGPDINAWQAVVWGFFLPTVLALHSILAVNSLAHGNGRWASYRRFATRDLSLNSIWLALPSVGAGWHNNHHRFSASSRAGFTWYEVDLSYLWLRSLAALRLIWELRPVPAEIMRQGGLLAEEKPKVDQTMG; encoded by the coding sequence ATGTCGAAATATGGCGTGCAGAAGGCCGAGCCGATGTGGGTGATTCGGATTCGCCTCATTCTCTTACATCTCGGCGCCCTCGCCGTGTTCTTCGTCCCCTTCCAGTGGGAGCTCGTCGCGCTGGCGGCCATCAGCTACTTCCCTCGCATCCTCGGGGTGGAGGCGGGCTACCACCGCTATTTCTCACATCGGTCCTTCAAGACGAGCCGGGTGTTTCAGTTCCTGATTGCGGTGCTGGGCTCCTCGTCCGGGCAGCGGGGGGTGCTGTGGTGGGCCGCGCACCACCGGGCGCATCACCGGCACACGGACACGGAAGAGGATGTGCACTCCCCGGTGCATGGCTTCTGGAAGTCACACATGGGCTGGCTGCTCGAGGAGAAGAACGCGGACACCCACCTGGACCATGTGGCTGACTTCGCGTGCTTCCCGGAGCTGCGGCTCATCAACAAGTATTACTACGTCCCCGCGCTGCTGCTGCTCGTGGGGCTGGGGGTGGCGGGCGCCATGGGATGGCTGGGGCCCGATATCAATGCCTGGCAGGCCGTGGTCTGGGGGTTCTTCCTGCCCACGGTGCTGGCGCTCCATTCCATCCTGGCGGTGAACTCCCTGGCACATGGCAACGGGCGCTGGGCCAGCTACCGGCGCTTCGCCACGCGGGACTTGTCTTTGAACAGCATCTGGCTGGCGCTGCCCAGCGTGGGGGCCGGGTGGCACAACAATCATCACCGCTTCAGCGCCAGCTCGCGGGCGGGGTTCACCTGGTACGAAGTGGACCTGAGCTATCTGTGGCTGAGGTCGCTCGCCGCCTTGCGCCTCATCTGGGAGCTGCGCCCCGTCCCCGCGGAAATCATGCGGCAAGGTGGACTGCTGGCGGAGGAGAAGCCCAAGGTCGACCAGACGATGGGCTGA
- a CDS encoding alpha/beta hydrolase family protein, which translates to MKTQQEQLPDQTQTVIEWFGEQTPGEKGVIAFLPALGVGVEFYRGLAESWAKLGYRVATVELRGMKQSSVQDVKRQNFGYKEVLNVDLATLLPKLKAQAAGKPFIVAGHSLGGQFALLHASQNPGQVDGVIVLAGGSNYYGSMPSGMKFKRHMGIRLVRAIDQTLGYFPGHKVGFGGRQPLNMILDWTHEALTGRYKVVGDTVDYDAALARLQVPVLILSLSGDPLVPKTCADFLAGKLSQARVTQVELQARDYGMKAFHHFRWVRKPEPVLEQVEKWVQGLGAPRSVVASA; encoded by the coding sequence ATGAAGACCCAACAGGAACAGCTCCCGGACCAGACCCAGACAGTCATCGAGTGGTTTGGAGAGCAGACCCCTGGCGAGAAGGGTGTCATCGCCTTCCTGCCGGCGCTCGGGGTGGGGGTGGAGTTCTACCGGGGCCTCGCCGAGTCCTGGGCGAAGCTGGGCTATCGCGTGGCCACGGTGGAGCTGCGCGGCATGAAGCAGAGCTCCGTCCAGGACGTGAAGCGGCAGAACTTCGGCTACAAGGAGGTCCTCAACGTCGACCTCGCCACGCTCCTGCCCAAGCTCAAGGCGCAGGCGGCGGGCAAGCCCTTCATCGTCGCGGGGCACAGCCTGGGCGGCCAGTTCGCGCTGCTCCACGCCAGCCAGAACCCCGGCCAGGTGGATGGCGTCATCGTCCTGGCGGGCGGCTCCAACTACTACGGCTCCATGCCCTCCGGGATGAAGTTCAAGCGCCACATGGGCATCCGCCTGGTGCGCGCCATCGACCAGACGCTGGGCTACTTCCCGGGCCACAAGGTGGGCTTCGGCGGCCGGCAGCCGCTGAACATGATTCTCGACTGGACCCATGAAGCCCTCACGGGCCGCTACAAGGTCGTCGGGGACACGGTGGACTACGACGCCGCACTGGCCCGGCTCCAGGTGCCCGTGCTGATTCTGTCCCTGTCCGGAGACCCGCTGGTGCCCAAGACGTGCGCGGACTTCCTCGCCGGCAAGCTGTCACAGGCGCGGGTGACCCAGGTGGAGCTCCAGGCCCGCGACTACGGGATGAAGGCGTTCCACCACTTCCGCTGGGTGCGCAAGCCCGAGCCTGTCCTCGAGCAGGTGGAGAAGTGGGTCCAGGGACTGGGTGCTCCGCGGAGCGTGGTCGCCTCCGCCTAG
- a CDS encoding fatty acid desaturase family protein, producing MLKETVVETMDVVQDAKDASVAKKRPEPQKWLLCPQRDTDIKALCRPNGVKHLLFASPFILTYAAAMYGQFVLDNLWANIGLSVLLGHCLYTLFVLHHDCMHGTGFRNDFFNRLMGRLYATTFTMTFTVNRETHMRHHSHIADPERDPDEYYFAAELKDIWLRLWRYYQWYTTIALTRYGLRVRATVVTEQIINLGIWAGIHVVLIQMGLAIKLLYIFWLPLAVVVLIINPITRGYEHAPITLYPRGDSRRRDMSKNSITVANPLLGWFCANITYHVEHHSYPRCPFYNLQKLHKIFQEEKLQYLTAPYPLYRVWKGQKMLEGMTCNAD from the coding sequence ATGCTGAAGGAAACCGTCGTTGAAACCATGGACGTCGTACAGGACGCGAAGGACGCCTCCGTCGCCAAGAAGCGTCCGGAGCCCCAGAAGTGGCTGCTCTGTCCTCAGCGGGACACGGACATCAAGGCGCTGTGCCGCCCCAATGGCGTCAAGCACCTGCTCTTCGCCAGCCCCTTCATCCTGACGTATGCCGCCGCCATGTATGGGCAGTTCGTGCTGGACAACCTCTGGGCGAACATCGGCCTGTCGGTGCTCCTGGGCCACTGTCTCTACACGCTGTTCGTGCTGCACCACGACTGCATGCACGGCACCGGCTTCCGCAACGACTTCTTCAACCGGCTGATGGGGCGGCTGTACGCCACCACCTTCACCATGACCTTCACGGTGAACCGCGAGACACACATGCGGCACCACTCGCACATCGCGGACCCGGAGAGAGACCCGGACGAGTACTACTTCGCCGCGGAGCTCAAGGACATCTGGTTGCGCCTGTGGCGCTATTACCAGTGGTACACGACCATCGCCCTCACGCGTTATGGCCTGCGGGTGCGCGCCACCGTGGTGACGGAGCAGATCATCAACCTGGGCATCTGGGCCGGCATCCACGTGGTGCTCATCCAGATGGGTCTGGCCATCAAGCTGCTCTACATCTTCTGGCTGCCCTTGGCCGTGGTGGTGCTCATCATCAATCCCATCACCCGGGGCTACGAGCACGCGCCCATCACGCTCTATCCCCGCGGAGACTCGCGCCGCCGGGACATGAGCAAGAACAGCATCACCGTGGCCAACCCCCTGCTGGGCTGGTTCTGCGCGAACATCACCTACCACGTGGAGCACCACTCCTACCCGCGCTGCCCCTTCTACAACCTCCAAAAGCTCCACAAAATCTTCCAGGAGGAGAAGTTGCAGTACCTCACGGCGCCCTATCCGCTCTACCGTGTCTGGAAAGGCCAGAAGATGCTGGAGGGAATGACGTGCAATGCGGACTGA
- a CDS encoding SDR family NAD(P)-dependent oxidoreductase has translation MRAVRISSKLLVRDTDPLVSEHRVQDIHILPGVSMLDATYKVLSAARIDTDSLVLRDILFHEPVVTNAEMDRKLTVTVEHQGDHGRVSVTSVPWKGDQPLSDKVTSHMTCVYRHAGPLDLPPLPSDLHRFLGEPIDLDACYSVTRHIGIFHESFMKCLGEVAPLLPGGFVGTVSLGERASARAADFMLHPVFLDCSTIVPLFHLRERLDEAALFIPFAIDEFRARSLKGHRQVRVLVERPDADIAGREVLSHSFAIYGMDGQPLVRMGRFGVKRVRSLESIRRLLARAGAVPSPVLQLVPAAPRAEAPPTAPAEAGGDSLVSLIASLVTRHGQVEWSDADADKSFFDLGLDSVALLEISEAMEKELKVQLYPTLLFERSTATALAGYLREKYPHLAGTGETAPAPRRDEPAPVARPPSATTPQVWVPRWLPVSEGERARGSQSIALVGDTHASGLSAKLAEHLGPLRCFNAASEGGTQAVTRFIAALEQGLRCDEVWLVGLGHASAIPLVRALVASGRLQSPLVLKALSVRGYSIHRETPAEEASHGLWGLLQSLSREYPAVRVSQVDLEREDMGREDVERVEQVGSRPRELRALRAGRLYERRLLSAKPPASEPVPLRKDGVYFIVGGAGGVGMEFLRHLRRTCNARVAVSGRRPLSDELRRQLSEEGEYGEQVLYVQASVEDASAMAEALQQVRARWGALHGVVHSAMVLEDKRLVDLDEAAFARVLAPKVAGTQALARATEGLELDFLLFFSSIQSFVGNVSQGNYAAASTFLDGYASALRARRSHRVVVINWGYWSEVGAVANDIYRTLLARQGIHGLRAAEAFAALEQVLAAGWEQAAILAAEDTVLDELGASWEWGLARSARPSAVAAPPRALTTEVTAAFRPAFAQMQEAMDALLPLARRRVAQVLRELGLLGGKAVPVDEAVRAGSLAREHARLAQALLKLPGLADAEGLGSQPFNEATAALAQAHPPLRHMLPLLQACLDAYPLILAGKKPAAHVVFPGGSVELVRSVYGESELSRFYNQAVSRAVLGLAASRGERPLRILEVGAGTGSTTVEILRELAGAGVPCEYRYTDVWDKLLAEARNRLGPQHPSLRFSLLDVNTAPQAQGLDEEFDVVVATNVLHATRELHTTLRHVKKLLRPGGALVLNESVDVQEFSTYTFGLLPGWWGAVDGHERLPDSPLVSSAGWTALMKDEGFEVASPLIPADPTLPSLGSQQVFVAWSDGEVKVASERRPVRQEEAHKRQLPRALEGHLRPLDLNTTAGGALPRSRQLALYQDTRDNLWLFFDNPPANVLTDELLGDLCTTFQRLSELAPEVIHKRIVYLAHFGDYFSIGGDRNEILRRLAMGEKEALKGFADKARTMLRLLATMDALVVAVVNGTAQGGGLETLFATDLQLVRQGIKVGLPEIKSGLIPGMGGLSYLKGLAGMTVTKRLVLSGELLTAKEAQELGLITHVVEDPFTSALELPQTLQQLDTALYMKRVLGAETAERLTADIDEWLTYTLGRTELIDAQRILDSQLILNSRAATAQANRRTHAEGNRR, from the coding sequence ATGAGGGCGGTACGAATCAGCAGCAAGCTGTTGGTGCGCGACACCGACCCGCTGGTCTCCGAGCACCGGGTGCAGGACATCCACATCCTCCCCGGGGTGTCCATGCTCGACGCCACCTACAAGGTGCTGTCGGCGGCCCGCATCGACACCGACTCACTGGTCCTGCGCGACATCCTCTTCCACGAGCCGGTGGTCACCAACGCGGAGATGGACCGCAAGCTCACCGTGACGGTGGAGCACCAGGGAGACCACGGGCGCGTCAGCGTCACCAGCGTCCCCTGGAAGGGCGACCAGCCCCTGTCCGACAAGGTGACGTCCCACATGACGTGTGTCTACCGGCATGCGGGCCCCCTGGACCTGCCGCCGCTGCCGTCGGACCTGCACCGCTTCCTGGGCGAGCCTATCGACCTGGACGCCTGCTACTCCGTCACGCGCCACATCGGCATCTTCCACGAGAGCTTCATGAAGTGCCTGGGAGAGGTCGCGCCACTGCTCCCGGGCGGCTTCGTGGGCACGGTGTCGCTGGGAGAGCGGGCCTCCGCGCGCGCCGCGGACTTCATGCTGCACCCCGTCTTCCTCGACTGCTCCACCATCGTCCCGCTGTTCCATCTGCGCGAGCGGCTGGACGAGGCCGCGCTCTTCATCCCCTTCGCCATCGATGAGTTCCGCGCCCGCTCGCTCAAGGGGCACCGGCAGGTGCGCGTGCTCGTGGAGCGCCCCGACGCGGACATCGCCGGGCGGGAGGTGCTCTCGCACTCCTTCGCCATCTACGGGATGGATGGCCAGCCGCTCGTGCGCATGGGCAGGTTCGGCGTCAAGCGCGTGCGCTCGCTCGAGAGCATCCGGCGCCTGCTCGCCCGCGCGGGCGCGGTCCCCTCGCCAGTCCTCCAGCTGGTGCCCGCCGCGCCTCGCGCCGAGGCGCCTCCCACCGCGCCCGCCGAGGCCGGGGGCGACTCGCTCGTGTCGCTCATCGCCTCGCTGGTGACGCGGCATGGACAGGTGGAGTGGTCCGACGCGGACGCGGACAAGTCCTTCTTCGACCTGGGTCTGGACTCCGTCGCGCTGCTCGAAATCTCCGAGGCCATGGAGAAGGAGCTGAAGGTCCAGCTCTACCCCACGCTGCTCTTCGAGCGCTCCACCGCCACGGCGCTCGCGGGCTACCTGCGAGAGAAGTACCCGCACCTGGCGGGGACAGGCGAGACGGCCCCCGCGCCTCGGCGCGACGAGCCCGCGCCCGTCGCCAGGCCGCCCTCCGCGACCACGCCCCAGGTCTGGGTGCCTCGCTGGCTGCCAGTGAGCGAGGGCGAGCGCGCGCGCGGGAGTCAGTCCATCGCGCTGGTGGGTGACACGCACGCCAGCGGGCTGTCCGCGAAGCTCGCGGAGCACCTGGGCCCCCTCCGCTGCTTCAACGCGGCCTCCGAGGGAGGCACGCAGGCCGTGACGCGCTTCATCGCGGCGCTCGAGCAAGGGCTGCGCTGCGATGAGGTCTGGCTGGTGGGGCTGGGGCACGCCTCGGCGATTCCCCTGGTTCGCGCGCTGGTGGCGAGCGGGCGGCTCCAGTCTCCGCTGGTGCTCAAGGCCCTGAGCGTCCGTGGCTACTCCATCCATCGGGAGACTCCCGCCGAGGAGGCGAGCCACGGCCTGTGGGGCCTGCTCCAGTCGCTCTCACGCGAGTACCCCGCCGTGCGCGTGTCCCAGGTGGACCTGGAGCGCGAGGACATGGGGCGCGAGGACGTGGAGCGCGTGGAGCAGGTGGGCTCGCGGCCGAGGGAGCTGCGCGCGCTGCGCGCGGGGCGGCTGTATGAGCGGCGCCTCTTGAGCGCGAAGCCCCCCGCGTCCGAGCCGGTGCCCCTGCGCAAGGACGGCGTGTACTTCATCGTCGGCGGCGCGGGCGGCGTGGGCATGGAGTTCCTGCGCCACCTGCGGCGCACCTGCAACGCGCGCGTCGCGGTGTCGGGGCGTCGCCCGCTCTCCGACGAGCTGCGGCGCCAGCTCTCCGAAGAGGGCGAGTACGGCGAGCAGGTGCTCTACGTGCAGGCCTCCGTGGAGGACGCGTCCGCCATGGCGGAGGCACTCCAGCAGGTGCGCGCGCGGTGGGGCGCGCTGCATGGCGTGGTTCACTCGGCCATGGTGCTCGAGGACAAGCGGCTGGTGGACCTGGACGAGGCGGCCTTCGCGCGGGTGCTGGCGCCCAAGGTGGCCGGCACCCAGGCGCTGGCGCGCGCCACCGAGGGGCTCGAGCTGGACTTCCTGCTGTTCTTCTCGTCCATCCAGTCCTTCGTCGGCAACGTCTCGCAGGGCAACTACGCCGCCGCCAGCACCTTCCTGGACGGCTACGCCTCCGCGCTGAGGGCCCGGCGGAGCCACCGCGTGGTGGTCATCAACTGGGGCTACTGGAGCGAAGTGGGCGCGGTGGCCAACGACATCTACCGCACCCTGCTCGCGCGCCAGGGCATCCACGGCCTGCGCGCGGCGGAGGCCTTCGCCGCGCTGGAGCAGGTGCTCGCGGCCGGCTGGGAGCAGGCCGCCATCCTCGCCGCCGAGGACACGGTGCTGGATGAGCTGGGCGCGAGCTGGGAGTGGGGGCTTGCCCGGAGCGCCCGCCCGAGCGCGGTGGCGGCACCTCCGCGGGCCCTCACCACCGAGGTCACCGCCGCGTTCCGGCCCGCGTTCGCCCAGATGCAAGAGGCCATGGACGCGCTGCTGCCCCTGGCCCGCCGCCGCGTCGCGCAGGTGCTGAGAGAGCTGGGGCTGCTGGGAGGGAAGGCCGTCCCGGTGGATGAAGCGGTCCGCGCGGGGAGCCTCGCGCGCGAACACGCGCGGCTGGCGCAGGCCCTGCTGAAGCTGCCGGGCCTGGCGGACGCCGAGGGGCTGGGCTCGCAGCCCTTCAACGAGGCCACCGCCGCGCTGGCCCAGGCACACCCGCCCCTGCGGCACATGCTGCCGCTGTTGCAGGCCTGCCTCGACGCCTACCCGCTCATCCTCGCCGGCAAGAAGCCCGCGGCCCACGTGGTCTTCCCCGGAGGCAGCGTGGAGCTGGTGCGCTCCGTGTACGGCGAGAGCGAGCTGTCGCGCTTCTACAACCAGGCGGTGTCCAGGGCCGTGCTGGGACTGGCGGCCTCCCGGGGCGAGCGCCCCTTGCGCATCCTCGAGGTGGGCGCCGGGACGGGGTCCACCACGGTGGAGATCCTGCGGGAGCTCGCGGGCGCGGGTGTGCCGTGCGAGTACCGCTACACGGACGTCTGGGACAAGCTCCTGGCCGAGGCCCGGAACCGGCTGGGCCCTCAGCATCCCTCGCTGCGCTTCAGCCTGCTGGACGTCAACACGGCGCCCCAGGCCCAGGGGCTGGACGAGGAGTTCGACGTGGTGGTGGCCACCAACGTCCTCCACGCCACGCGCGAGCTGCACACGACGCTGCGGCACGTGAAGAAGCTCCTGCGGCCCGGCGGAGCGCTGGTGCTCAACGAGAGCGTCGACGTGCAGGAGTTCTCGACCTACACGTTCGGTCTGCTCCCGGGCTGGTGGGGCGCGGTGGACGGACATGAGCGGCTCCCGGACTCGCCGCTGGTCTCCAGCGCGGGCTGGACCGCGCTCATGAAGGACGAGGGCTTCGAGGTCGCCTCGCCCCTCATCCCCGCGGACCCGACGCTGCCCTCCCTGGGCAGTCAGCAGGTCTTCGTGGCGTGGAGCGACGGCGAGGTGAAGGTGGCCTCCGAGCGCCGCCCGGTGCGGCAGGAGGAGGCCCACAAGCGCCAGCTCCCCCGCGCCCTGGAAGGACACCTGCGCCCGCTGGACCTGAACACCACGGCGGGCGGAGCCCTGCCCCGCTCACGCCAGCTCGCGCTCTACCAGGACACGCGCGACAACCTCTGGCTGTTCTTCGACAACCCGCCCGCCAACGTCCTCACGGACGAGCTGTTGGGCGACCTGTGCACCACCTTCCAACGCCTGAGCGAGCTGGCGCCGGAGGTGATTCACAAGCGCATCGTCTACCTGGCGCACTTCGGCGACTACTTCTCCATCGGCGGCGACCGCAACGAAATCCTCCGCCGCCTGGCGATGGGGGAGAAGGAAGCGCTGAAGGGCTTCGCCGACAAGGCCCGGACGATGCTGCGCCTGCTGGCGACGATGGACGCGCTGGTGGTGGCGGTGGTGAATGGCACCGCCCAGGGCGGTGGCCTGGAGACGTTGTTCGCCACGGACCTCCAGCTGGTGCGCCAGGGCATCAAGGTGGGCCTGCCGGAAATCAAGTCCGGGCTCATCCCCGGCATGGGAGGCCTCTCCTACCTCAAGGGCCTGGCGGGGATGACGGTCACCAAGCGGCTGGTGCTGAGCGGAGAGCTGCTCACCGCCAAGGAGGCGCAGGAGCTGGGCCTCATCACCCACGTGGTGGAAGACCCCTTCACCAGCGCGCTGGAGCTGCCCCAGACGCTGCAGCAGTTGGACACCGCCCTCTACATGAAGCGGGTGCTCGGCGCGGAGACCGCCGAGCGGCTCACGGCGGATATCGACGAGTGGCTCACCTACACCCTCGGACGCACCGAGCTGATTGACGCGCAGCGCATCCTCGACTCGCAGCTCATCCTCAACAGCCGGGCAGCGACCGCGCAAGCCAATAGGAGGACCCATGCTGAAGGAAACCGTCGTTGA